The DNA window AAGCCTACGCGCCGCTGGTCGTCTACCTCGGCGGTGCCGTCGTGCTCAACAACGAGGAACTCGTCGTCGACCCGATTCGGGAGCGCGTCGGCAACCACCTGCTGAACAATCAGCCGGACGTCCAGCTCACGACGCTCGGCGATGAAGTCGTGTTGAAAGGTGCAATCGCGAGCGCGCTGACGGATGGTACCGGCGACGAAACACGTCTCGCCGACTGATTTTCGCGACGTGAGGTTCGGGGGATGCGGTCGATTCGGACTTTCGGGTCAGTGTGACTGCTGTGGTTTCGTCTATACTTCTCTCCGAGTGTCGGTTGTAACTTCTCTCCGAGTGCGAGTACAGACGTCAATGAGACCGCCACCGCACAGCATCAGCCACTCCCTCCCCAACCGATTCCTCCCATCGTCGCGCTGCTCCTCGGTCGTCATCCCTCACGTGATACTCAGACAGGTTCGTGGCCGGCCGCTGACCACGAACCTGCTGGCGCACGCGCCACAGCGGCTATGGGTATCGTGCATTCGAATTTCCGTCGTGGCGCGCGCTGACGAGGCGACGCGGCCACTCTCGGCCGCGTCGCCTCGTTACAGTTCGCGCGAGGGATGAGCGAAGCGAATCGGTTGGGGAGGATGTGGCTGATGCGGTGGCGGTATCGTGGGTGGAATGAAAGGGGCCGCCCGCTCGCGCTTGTCGTGGTCGTTTCGGCGACCTCTCTCGACGAGGCACGCGGTTTGTGCCGAGTCGAGATGTCGCCGAGCGGGTCACGCGAACGCAGTGAGTGTGAGCACGGAAGTCGCATGCCCGCACGGGGAGCGTGCGACCGAGCAGGACCGTCTTCCGGTGCCGCGAGCGTGGCGGGGGCTTTCAAGGCCGTCTCTCCGGTGGTTGTGATTCAGTTACTCTCGGCTATCACACGTAGCGAGCGGGCGGGGGCTTTCGAAGTCCGCGTTTCAGTAATCTCGGTCACAGTCTCGGAAGCAAAACCATTTCGTACCGAGCGTTCGGAGTGATTCCCTGCCCTTCCCCGTCAGCGAAAGCCGCTCTCTTGGAGGGCCTCGTTCAGGTCCTCCCGAATCCGCTCGCCGAGGTCGCGGTCCATGGCGGTGGTAACGACGCGGTTTTCCTGCACGCTGGACCCGTCGCGGAGGAGGAGTCGGACGTTCCCGTTCTCGTCGGCGCGGGTGGCCTTGGCGCGGACGCCGGAGTCGGAACTCGCACCCCCCGCGTTGATCGGGCCGGGGATGATTTTCTTGACGTGCGGATGGCAGGCGACCTCACGAATCACGCGCATGCCGTCGCGGTTGCCGATGAGGGTTGTGTGTGTTCCGCCGATTTTCTCGGCCGGGTCGAGGTCCACGACTTCGAGCGAGCGCTCGCCGCGCCGCGCCAGCACCTCCTCGACGGGGTTCTCGTCGCCGACGCGGTAGAAGTCGTAGTGGAGTTGGGCGCGGACGGCGCGAATCACGCCGCGGTCGCCCGCCGCGTACACGTCCTCGGGGTGTTTCCGTCGCACTTCGTCGGCGATGCGCCCCGCGAAGTTACGGAGTTCGACGACCTCGGTTTCGCCCTCCTCGGGCGTGGTGCTGACGCCCGTCTTCCCGACCACGGTTTCGTCGTTGAGCATCGTGATGTCGGCGTGGTCGCGGGTCACGGCGAGAACGACGGAATCGGCGTTCTGCGTTCGACAGACGAGGCAGTAGTCGCCCGGACGTTCGAGCGAGGACGCACACTGCCGACAGTTCATGCGCGTTCTTTCCCAATCGCGGCGTTTAACCTCGGCGTTTCGACGATGTGTTCGGTGAGGGAAAGAAAAATATCGGATGAAAGACAACTGTGGATATGCGTTTCCGAACGACCCTCTCCAAGCGGTCACTCTCCGCCCGGCGTTTACTCTTCTCCCTCACCGCCCGGCGCTCACTCCTCTCCCTTTTCGTCCTCCTGTCGATTCTCACGATGGTTGTGGCGACGCCCGCTTCGAGTAGGCCACCGCCGGAGCCGTTCTGTGGCCCGTGCGGGGGTAGTTTCACCGAAGAAGCACACCAGTACGCCGAAACCCTCGGCGTCGAAAACGTGACGTTCGACGTCGAGCGCACCACTGCCACGATTCGGGTCCACGACAACGGCACCGCGACGTGGACGGTGAAAAACCGGCTTGCGAGCGAGGAAACGGCGCGGTACTTCCGCGAGAACGGATGGGTGCTCGACGAAATCGCCGAGAACGCTGCTCCCGGTTCCTCCCTCGACCCCGAACCGTTCCTCGACGCTCGCGTCGTCGGCGCGAAGACGGTCGTCCTTCGGTACCGGACGAGCGCCGCCGCGACTGCCCCCGGTGGCGTCGTCCGATTCGACGGCTTCCGACACGCACGGGAGGGGTCGATTTCGGGACTCGGTGCCGACCGACTGACGGTCGTCGGGCCGCCCGGAACCGTCGTCACCCGCGCGCCGCGAGGGGCGAGCGTGGACGGCAATTCCTTCTCCCTGACCGCCTTCCGCGACACCGGAGACGGTCCGTTCGTCGCGTTCGCGCGGTCGGACGGGATTGCCGGTGAGGCGTGGAGTTTCGTGGCCGTCACGCTACCGCTGTCCGGTGACATCGCGTTTAACCTTCTCTCCGACGTTCTCCTCCCGGCGAGCGTCCTGTTCGCGCTCCTCGTCGGCTTCGTTCGACTCGGCGGTCGGGAGGGAAGCCGAAACGAACGGACGCCTCGTCTGGTCGCGGGTATCGTCAGCGTCCTCGGCGTTCTCGCGTTGTTCGTCGGAACCCTCCGATTGAACCACACCGTCTCGGGCTACTCGATGGGCATCGTCGTGGCCGGTGGGACCTACGCCGTCCTCGGGTTGCTGGCGTTCAGCCACGTCCGGCCGACGTTTTACCGTACGGTGGCCGCCGTCCTCCTCGCGTGGGTGGTCGGTCTCTGCGTGGCGATGCTGGCGGCCGTCGCCGTCGATTCGGCCGTCGGCGCTCGGCTCTTCGCCTCGAATCCGTACGCGATACGCAAATTCCTGTTCGCGGCGTTTTCGGTCCTTCTGGCATCGTTCATGACCGCGGTCGGCTACGCCGCCGCTGTTCGTCGCTACAGGCGGGTGGTCCTCGGGATTCCGCCCGTCGCGTTCGCCGTCGTACTCGCCCTGACGATACCGGTCACTCGGGTCAGAGGTCCGAACGACTTCCTGTTCTCCGTTTTCTTGCTCGTGTACCTCCTCGTCTTCGTCGCGCTGGTCGGACTCCCGGCGTTCCTGCTCGGACGCACGATTCCGAACGGACGGTAGGCTCGGGGGATGGTATGGTCGAGTAAATAGGGCGATAGAGCACGCGAGGTGGAGTCAAAGAAGGGGAGCGTCGAGGCATAGGCGGCCCGCGGTCGCCTATCCCATATCGAGGGGATTCGCTTTCAGGAACTCCCGGAGGAAGACGGTGGCGTACGACCCGGAGGGGAGCGAAAATTCGAACGAGAGCGGGTCGTGGGAGAGCGAAAAGTCGCTTCCGAGCAGTATCGCGCGGCGGGTGCCGGTCGAGTGGAACTCGCCCGGGAGGTTGAAATCGTGCGGTTCGAGGTCGAGGTCGTCGAGGATTTCGCGTTCGATGTCTCCCTGCTCCCCCTCGGCGAGTTCCGTCTCGGTGCCGACCAGCGGCGCGGTGACGAACGCCCGGCCCCGCCGACAGTGGCGCTCGATGGTTCGGACGCGCTTTTCGCTCACGGTCTGCTGGCGGTCCATGTCGGGAACGGTGAAGCCGTCTACCTCCTCCGCGAAACACACCACGTCGCCCGCGACCGGCTCGTCGAACGGAAGCCCGCGCTGAAGCCGCTTGCTCAGGATGCGGTTGAACACGTACGACTGGGCGGCATTGACGAGCAACCGTTGGAGGTTCGTCGGGAGCGATTCGAGCGCGTCCCGGAAGTCCTCGGGGTCGGTACCGCCGTTTTCGACGAGGCGGTGGGCCATCGAGCGCTCGAACCCGAGTCGTCCCGGCAGGGCATCGAGCACGGCGTCCCAGTCCGGCGCGAGGTTCTCGACCCGCTCGCGGGCCTCCCGCGTGTCCTCCGGTTCCGTCTCGAACGGGTTGCCGACGTAGGCCATCACCGCCTCCTCCCACTCCTCGCGGACGACGTGCAGGCCGACCTCGTGCGTCACCGGCCGGAGACTGCCGAACCGTTGCTGGCCGAAGAAGTTGGGAACCGCGAGCGCCCCGTCCCCGCCGGCGAACGCGCGCAGTTGGGCCGCGATTTCGTCCGCGTTCTCCGGGTGGTCGGGATTCGAGACGGTGATTTCGAACTCGTTGCCCACGAGGTCGCCGAACAGGAGTTCTCGCCCCGCGCGGCCGACCGGTTCGAGTTCGGCGGCGCGCATCTCCGGAAGGTCGTCCGGCTCGACCTTTCGGAGGCTGAACAGTTGGGTCGTCACCGCGCGCTTGTCCTTCGTCCCGGCCCACGACACCCGCTCGCGGCTGATTCCGAGCACGCTGGAGAGGCTCCGGGCGAAGTCGTTGGTATCCCACCCGTGGAGCGTCGCGCGGAGTATCAGATACGGGTACGAGCCGGGGTCCGCGTCGAGCGGGTCGGCGTCGAATCGTTCTATCTCTCTCACTCGGAAGTCCTCGTTCGTCTCCCGGAGGGTTCCCCCCACGCCGTCCTCGTCGCTGACGTAATACTCCATGCCGACCGCGGTCTCGATGGGATGTGACTCGCGCATTCGTCCGGACCTTACGTCCGAACCGAATTAAAAAACCCTACTCGCTCGCCGGGATGCAGTCCGTCGCCACTTCGATGCGCTCTCCGGGTTCGATGACCCCCGATTCGGCGTCGTAGTCGACGAGTCCGATGGTCTCCATCTTGGGCAGGTGGACGTGATACAGCAGTATCTCCGCCTCCGTCGCGTCCTCGTCGTCGATTTCGGTGATGCTGGTGTCGGCCTCCCACGCCGCGACGTGGTAGGCGAGGTCTCCCATCGTGGTCGGCGTCGTCGCATCGGAGAGGAACGAAAGGACGTATCGTCGGTACGGGCTGCTAAGCACGTCGAACAACGTCTCGACCGATATCTCGGTTCGCGTGTTCGGCGGGGATGTTCGGGTCGTTGTTTGTCTCTCCATTACCCGTGTAGTGGTACGTCGTAGGTAAGTACGCAGTACCTACGTACGTTGGCTCGCCTCCCGCATCACGGGGAACATCGATACCGGGTCTCGATTCACCGTACTCGAAACCGCACCTCACTCCATCATGCTGTCAAAAAACGACGACGCGAGCTTCCCTTCCGCCTTTCGAAGGTGTTGATGAAGCGTCGCCGGTGCGATTCCCATCGACTCCGCGACCTGTTCGGCCGTGCTCTCGCGCGGCCAGTCGTAGTATCCGGCCAGATACGCGGCGTGGAACGCAGACCGCTGTCGGTCGGTGAGTTCCGTCGAAAGCACGTTTCGGGACCTCCGCTCCGACCGTTCGGTTCGCTCTACGTCACGCTTTGCGACGAGTTCGATATCGGGATAGGTGGACTGAATCGACGTTAATAGGGTTCGAATATCTGTTTCCCGCGTCACCTCGACGACGACATCCTCCACGCCGTCGTGTGCCCGTGCCGTCAGCACCTTCGCGCTGGATTCGATGAAGTTCTCGACGAGCGACGACGAAACCGTCAACACGAGAAGCCCCTCGTCGTCGTGAATCCAGACGACGCGCGAATTGTTCACGGTCGAGAACGTTTCGGCGGTATCCGCCACCTGTTTCGGTTGCGCGTCCTCGACGCGGACGTAGTAGAGATATCGACCGTCGGACGTCGGGACGGTACCGTCGAGGACGAGCGTGCCGTCGATTTGGCGCGATAAGTCAACCAGCAGTGCTTCGTCCGTGACGCGGAACATCAGTTCGACGGCCGCTTGGTCCGTCGCCAGGAGTTTCTTGTTCTCGGTCGCGTTGATGGCGAACCCGACGAGTTCGCCGAGCGTGTCGAACCCGGCGGCTTCCCGCTCGCTGAACGCGTCGGTTCGTGTCGCATACACCACCAACACGCCGTACGTCGTCTGCCCGTACGAGAGCGGGACCGCGATTCCCGAATGGAGTCCACGCTCTAACGCCCCCTCACGGAGACGGTCGGTGAGGACGGTCGTTTTGGAGAAATCGCGGACGACGACGTGTCGTCCCGTCCGGAATGCCTTCGTCGCGGGGCGTTCCCACACCTCGTTCTCTCGCTCGACCTCTCCGACGAGTTCGTGGAACGCTTGGTCGTCCCCGGCGAGTGCTTGCGGGACGAGACTGCCCTCGACGAGGTCCTGATCGCCGACCCACGCGAACCGATAGAGGTCGGAGTCGGCGAGTCGAGTACACACCGTCTCTTCTATCTCCTCGCGCGTCGCCGCGCCGACGAGTTCGTGAATCACCTCCCGCACGAGTTCGTTGATACGGTTCAGCGTCTCCAGTTCGTCGCGCTGCTGACGGAGCTCGCGTTCACGGTGGCGGCGGTCGGTGATGTTCGAAATCGACGCGACGACTTCCACGGGGGTTCCTTCGTCGTCGAATACCGGCGCGCTTTTGACCGATAGCCACACGCGCTCTCCGTCGGGCCGTTCGACACCCATCACCGTGTCGTACTCCGGTTCTTCGTTGCGGATGGTTTTGGCAAAGGGGCACTCGGCGGGTGGCATGGGTGCTCCCGTTTCGTCGGTGGCGTTCCAGCGGTCGTCGTCGTACGTTCGGTCGAGTATCTCTCTTTTCGAAAGGCCGAGAATGGTCGCGGCGCGCTCGTTCGCTTCGATGAACCGGCCGTCGCCGTCGAGGATGAGGATGCCGATAGGACTCGTTTCGAGCAGCTGTCTCGTTCGGTCGCGCTCCCTGCGAAGCGTGCGCTCGCGCTTTCGGCGTTTGGAGAGATTGCGTCCCGTTCCGGTGAACCCGGTGACGGTCCCGTCCTCGTCGGTGACCCGCGTCGCGTTGAACTCGTACGGAACGTGCTCGCCGTCCTTCGTTACGAGCGCCGACTGGCGCGTCTCGGTGCTCTCGCCCAGCAGTACCGCGTCGATGGCCGTCGCTATCTCCTGTTTGTCCTCCTCCGCGATAAAATCGAGCGGTGCCATTCCGTCGAGTTCGTCGTCATCGTAGCCTGTTACCTCCGTGAGTCGGTCGTTCCACTCGACGAGTGTCCCGTCCGCGTCGAAAACATAGAACACGTCCGGCAGCGTGTCGAGTACGGCGTTGACGGTCGATTCGTCCATCAGTGGTCGGGTGAGGTCTTTGGTAACACAGTTCGTAGCCTACCGGATGTGAGAAACTCGGTCAGCAAAAGGTTTGTGGCCTGATATATTTTAGTGAGGTTGCGCTCGATATCAATACAGCGACAGCGAGCCCGTCACTCGGTCCACGAGGTCGTCGTCGGCCGGGCCGACGGCGAGCGCCGTCACGGTTCCCGGGTCGAGTTGCGTGTGACCCGCGTCGCGGATGATGGCGTGCGGGAGTCCCTCCGCCCGCGCCTTCTCCGCGAGGCGGAACACTTCGTCCTCGCCTCCGGCCTTCAGGACGACCT is part of the Haladaptatus paucihalophilus DX253 genome and encodes:
- the truD gene encoding tRNA pseudouridine(13) synthase TruD, whose protein sequence is MRESHPIETAVGMEYYVSDEDGVGGTLRETNEDFRVREIERFDADPLDADPGSYPYLILRATLHGWDTNDFARSLSSVLGISRERVSWAGTKDKRAVTTQLFSLRKVEPDDLPEMRAAELEPVGRAGRELLFGDLVGNEFEITVSNPDHPENADEIAAQLRAFAGGDGALAVPNFFGQQRFGSLRPVTHEVGLHVVREEWEEAVMAYVGNPFETEPEDTREARERVENLAPDWDAVLDALPGRLGFERSMAHRLVENGGTDPEDFRDALESLPTNLQRLLVNAAQSYVFNRILSKRLQRGLPFDEPVAGDVVCFAEEVDGFTVPDMDRQQTVSEKRVRTIERHCRRGRAFVTAPLVGTETELAEGEQGDIEREILDDLDLEPHDFNLPGEFHSTGTRRAILLGSDFSLSHDPLSFEFSLPSGSYATVFLREFLKANPLDMG
- a CDS encoding PAS domain S-box protein; its protein translation is MDESTVNAVLDTLPDVFYVFDADGTLVEWNDRLTEVTGYDDDELDGMAPLDFIAEEDKQEIATAIDAVLLGESTETRQSALVTKDGEHVPYEFNATRVTDEDGTVTGFTGTGRNLSKRRKRERTLRRERDRTRQLLETSPIGILILDGDGRFIEANERAATILGLSKREILDRTYDDDRWNATDETGAPMPPAECPFAKTIRNEEPEYDTVMGVERPDGERVWLSVKSAPVFDDEGTPVEVVASISNITDRRHRERELRQQRDELETLNRINELVREVIHELVGAATREEIEETVCTRLADSDLYRFAWVGDQDLVEGSLVPQALAGDDQAFHELVGEVERENEVWERPATKAFRTGRHVVVRDFSKTTVLTDRLREGALERGLHSGIAVPLSYGQTTYGVLVVYATRTDAFSEREAAGFDTLGELVGFAINATENKKLLATDQAAVELMFRVTDEALLVDLSRQIDGTLVLDGTVPTSDGRYLYYVRVEDAQPKQVADTAETFSTVNNSRVVWIHDDEGLLVLTVSSSLVENFIESSAKVLTARAHDGVEDVVVEVTRETDIRTLLTSIQSTYPDIELVAKRDVERTERSERRSRNVLSTELTDRQRSAFHAAYLAGYYDWPRESTAEQVAESMGIAPATLHQHLRKAEGKLASSFFDSMME
- a CDS encoding DUF7344 domain-containing protein — encoded protein: MERQTTTRTSPPNTRTEISVETLFDVLSSPYRRYVLSFLSDATTPTTMGDLAYHVAAWEADTSITEIDDEDATEAEILLYHVHLPKMETIGLVDYDAESGVIEPGERIEVATDCIPASE
- the pth2 gene encoding peptidyl-tRNA hydrolase Pth2; translation: MKQAIVARTDIGMGKGKLAAQVAHASLSAYEDTGERARKQWKGEGQKKVVLKAGGEDEVFRLAEKARAEGLPHAIIRDAGHTQLDPGTVTALAVGPADDDLVDRVTGSLSLY
- a CDS encoding DUF2103 domain-containing protein — translated: MNCRQCASSLERPGDYCLVCRTQNADSVVLAVTRDHADITMLNDETVVGKTGVSTTPEEGETEVVELRNFAGRIADEVRRKHPEDVYAAGDRGVIRAVRAQLHYDFYRVGDENPVEEVLARRGERSLEVVDLDPAEKIGGTHTTLIGNRDGMRVIREVACHPHVKKIIPGPINAGGASSDSGVRAKATRADENGNVRLLLRDGSSVQENRVVTTAMDRDLGERIREDLNEALQESGFR
- a CDS encoding DUF2339 domain-containing protein, whose translation is MRFRTTLSKRSLSARRLLFSLTARRSLLSLFVLLSILTMVVATPASSRPPPEPFCGPCGGSFTEEAHQYAETLGVENVTFDVERTTATIRVHDNGTATWTVKNRLASEETARYFRENGWVLDEIAENAAPGSSLDPEPFLDARVVGAKTVVLRYRTSAAATAPGGVVRFDGFRHAREGSISGLGADRLTVVGPPGTVVTRAPRGASVDGNSFSLTAFRDTGDGPFVAFARSDGIAGEAWSFVAVTLPLSGDIAFNLLSDVLLPASVLFALLVGFVRLGGREGSRNERTPRLVAGIVSVLGVLALFVGTLRLNHTVSGYSMGIVVAGGTYAVLGLLAFSHVRPTFYRTVAAVLLAWVVGLCVAMLAAVAVDSAVGARLFASNPYAIRKFLFAAFSVLLASFMTAVGYAAAVRRYRRVVLGIPPVAFAVVLALTIPVTRVRGPNDFLFSVFLLVYLLVFVALVGLPAFLLGRTIPNGR